Proteins from a single region of Pyrus communis chromosome 6, drPyrComm1.1, whole genome shotgun sequence:
- the LOC137735938 gene encoding uncharacterized protein — MSTNEYYRKFTDLAQYCPEIAENLTEMLRRFKWGTRKKWRSMATTTPYSTYQEFYEILLRVEDFENMPSDSEEEEEKDNSQKKNNNKDKGQPSQRPQLRELKTQLQELVDKGFIQPNTSPWGAPVLFRIDDLFDQLRGACVLSKIDLRSGYYQLKIRSEDGIQVDPQKIAAAENWEQPPTVTEVQSFLGLAGYYRQFVQDFSTIALPLTRLTRKEVRFEWDGDCEQSFQQLKYCLTHTPILALPDNNGNFEIYSDASLNGLGCVLMQYGRQVKAERKKLFGLMQPLLVP; from the exons ATGTCAACTaatgagtattatagaaagtttactGATTTGGCTCAGTATTGTCCGGAGATTGCTGAAAATCTTACTGAAATGCTTCGACGATTTAAATGGGGTACTagaaagaagtggcgttctatggcgaccacgACTCCCTACTCTACATAtcaggagttttatgagattctaCTACGGGTTGAGGATTTTGAAAATATGCCCAGTGAcagtgaagaagaggaagaaaaagataatagtcaaaagaaaaataataataaagataaaggCCAACCATCTCAGAGACCTC agttgagggaattgaaaaccCAGTTGCAAGAATTGGTTGATAAGGGTTTCATTCAGCCTAATACTTCACCATGGGGAGCTCCAGTTTTATTT CGTATAGATGATCTATTTGAccagcttcgaggtgcttgcGTGCTCTCCAAGATTGATTTGAGATCTGGGTATTATCAATTAAAGATCAGAAGTGAAGAT GGTATTCAGGTGGACCCACAGAAAATAGCTGCAGCTGAAAATTGGGAGCAGCCACCAACCGTCACTGAGGTACAAAGTTTTCTAGGCTTAGCAGGTTATTATCGACAGTTTGTTCAAGATTTTTCAACCATagctttaccactgacgaggttgaCTAGAAAAGAGGTTAGATTCGAGTGGGACGGTgattgtgagcagagtttccagcagctaaagtattgtctcactcatacACCTATTTTGGCACTTCCAGACAACAATggtaattttgagatttatagtgatgcttccttaAATGGCTTAGGTTGCGTATTAATGCAGTATGGCAGG CAAGTCAAAGCTGAGAGGAAGAAGCTTTTTGGACTGATGCAGCCACTTCTTGTTCCttag